The Anaerolineae bacterium genome segment GGCCGCGGGTGGCGATCTTGGCGACCGGCGACGAGCTGGTGGATATTACCCAGCCGCTGGCGCCGGGCAAGATCCGCAATTCCAACGAGTATTCCAATGCGGCGTTGGTGCTGAAGTACGGCGGCATCCCCATCCGGCTGGGCATTGCGCGGGACAACGTGGCGGATTTGACGGCCAAGATCCGCGCCGGCCTGGACCAGCAGGTGGACCTCTTCATCACCTCCGCCGGCGTTTCGGTCGGCGACTATGATGTCGTCAAGGATGTGTTGAATACGCTGGGCCGCATCAACTTCTGGCAGGTGCGCATGAAGCCCGGCAAACCGCTGGCGGTCGGGCTGATTGACGGCGTGCCGCTGATCGGCCTGCCAGGGAACCCCGTTTCCGCCATGGTGTCGTTCGAGCAGTTCGTGCGGCCGGCCATGCGCGTCATGCAGGGCCGCCGGGCATGGCGCAAACAGCGCATCCAAGTGGTGCTGGACGAGGACATCAAGAACACCAGCGGCCGGCGGCATTTCATCCGCGCCATCGTCACCAAGCAGGGTGACCAGTACTTTGCCCGCACGACGGGCGACCAAGGCTCTGGCATCCTGACCTCCATGGTCAAGGCCAACGCCCTGCTCATCGTCCCCGAGGACCAGCGGCTCGCCCGCAAGGGGGAATTGGTCACCGCGGAAATGCTGGATTGGCCGGAAGTCGAATGAGGAGGGAAAGGATGAAGGCGGAAGAGTTTCTGCAGAGGAGCCGTCCCTTTCTGGAGTGGCTGGTGGAGTGGTACGAGAATTTGCCGGCGCTGTCCCTCGCGGAGATAGACCCGGCGGCGACCATGGTGCTCTCCGTGGACCTCATCCGGGGCTTCTGCACGGAGGGGCCGCTGGCCAGCCCGCGCGTGCAGGGCATTGTGCCGGCGGTGGTGCGCCTGTTCCAGATGCTGTATGACCATGGGGTGCGGCACTTCGTCCTCACCCAGGACACCCATTCCCAGCAGACGCCGGAGTTCGAGGCCTTTGGCCGGCACTGCCTGGCCGGCACGACGGAGAGCGAGACCATCCCCGAACTGCTCACCCTGCCCTTCTCGGACCAATTTGTGGTCTTCCCCAAAAATTCGCTCAGCAGTATGCTGGGGACAGGCCTGCCGGCCTGGCTGGAGGCGCATCCCGAGGTCAAGCAGTTCGTCATCGTAGGGGACTGCACTGATCTGTGCATCTACACCGCGGCCATGGACCTGCGCCTGCGCGCCAATGCCTTCAATGTCCCGGGGGTGCAGGTCATCGTGCCGGCGGACTGCGTGCAGACCTATGACCTGCCAGTGGAAACAGCGCGTCAGTTGGGCATCATGCCGCACGACGGCGACTTCCTGCACCGGGTGTTCCTGTACATGATGGCGCTGAACGGCGTCAAAGTCGTTGCCCAGGTGGTGCCATGAGCCAGGCGGATGCGGTTCCCATCGTTTCTATCGTCGGCAAGTCGGACGTGGGCAAGACCACGCTCATGGAAAAACTTATCCACGAGCTGAAGGCGCGCGGTTACCGGGTCGCTACGGTCAAACATCATGTGCACTGGTTCGAGATTGACCAGCCGGGCAAGGATACCTGGCGGCATGCGCAGGCCGGCAGTGACGTGGTGGTCATCGCCGCGCCCAACCGCATCGCCCTGGTCGAGCGCCTGGAGCGGGAACTGAGCATTGACGAGATTGCAGGGCGGATAGGAAAAGTTGACATTATCCTCACAGAAGGATATAAACGTGGCGATAAACCCAAGATTGAGGTTTCCCGCCGGGAGCGCGGCCGAGAGCTGTTATGCACCGAGGACGAACTGCTGGCGCTGGCGACGGATGAACCCTATCCGGAGCTGGCCGGCGTCCCACAGTTCCATCTCGATGATGCCGCCGGCATCGTGGACCTGTTGGAACAGCGCTTTTTACGCCGCCGGCCGGCGGGGAACGAATGATTTCCAGACTTTTCAGGAGAGAGACGTATGACCAGAGTGAAATGCCGACGCAGGGACTGTGCCTTCTGGGATGAGGGCGTGTGCAGTCGCGACCTGATCACCATCGACGAGGATGGCTGCCGCAACTTCGAGGAGATCGTGGACTTCCTGGAGGAAGAGGAAGAAATGGACTGGGACGTCGAGGAGGAGGAAGAGGAGGAGGAAGAAGAGGAACTCGACTACCTCGACGAAGAAGAGGATCTCTGGGAGGACGAGGAAGAGGATGAAGACGAAGGCCCCCGCGGCATATACCGCAATTCCTGGGGGCTGTAAGAGAGCCGGCGGCCAGTAGCCCTGGCCGTCCACTGGCTTCTCTGGCGCGACAAGCCGGCATACTTTGCCGGCTTGTCACGCGCTGTGCCCCCTGATGCGGAGGCCGGCCTTTAGGATTTCCCCGTGACATGCAGATATTTCTCCAGTAAGGGCGCGAGCTTTTCCCGGGTCGCTTCGGGCACCTGATCCAGCGGCGTCACCAGTGCGGTGCGGAGCGCATCGCCGCAGGCGCAGGTGCGCGCCGGCCTTTCGGCATGGAGCCGGCGCACCAGCTCCCTCACCGCTTTCTGGGCCAGCTCCGCGTTGCGCGCCAGCGTCTCAAACACCAGCTCCACGCAGACCGCCTCTTCCGTTTCATGCCAGCAGTCGTAATCGGTGACATGGGCCATGACCGCATAGCACATCTCCGCCTCGCGCGCCAACTGCGCCTCCGGGATGATGGTCATGCCGATGATGTCCACGCCCCATTGTCGGAAGATAATGGATTCCCCGCGCGAGGAAAAGCGAGGTCCCTCAATGATGAGATAGATGCCGCCGCGATGGACAGTGCCGCCGGCGGCTTCCACCGCATCCGCGACCCAGCGGCTCATGTGCGGGCAGAATGGGTCGGCGAAGGAGATATGGGCCACCAGCCCCTCGCCGAAGAAGGAATACTCGCGCCGGCGGGTGCGGTCGAACACCTGGTCGGGGATGACGATGTCGCCGGGCTTGTAGGCCTCTTTCATGGAGCCGCAGGCGCTGATGGCGACGATCCGCTCCACCCCCAACGATTTGAGCGCCCAAATATTGGCGCGGTAGGGCACCTCGCCCGGCAGGAGCCGATGTCCACGTGCATGGCGCGCCAGGAAGGCGACGCGTTCCCCTTCCAACGTGCCGATGCGGATGACGTCAGAGGGCCGGCCGAAAGGCGTGACTGGGTAATACTCCTCGATATCCTCCAGCCCGCTGAAATCGTACACCCCGGTGCCGCCGATGACGGCGATTTTCGGCGCTTCCATGTGCGTACCCCCTCCCAAGATATGCGTGAATATCCATGCGGTGAAAAAGACAAGGCCGCTTGATAACGCTCAAGCGGCCCAGGTGGAGATGGCGGGAATCGAACCCGCGTCCGAAGAATTCGGCCACGGACGGTTGTACAAGCTTCGTCAGTCGTTGGATCTCGCCTGAGGGCACCGGACTGACACGGGGCCATCAGGCCAGCCGATCGGTCTTAGGATGGAGGTATCGGCGTCCCCCCATCCGCACCTCGCCTGCTCTCACGCCCACTCCCGGCCCGACGAGGAGAGGTCGGGGTGGACGCAGTCACGCTCTCTGGTGACTGAGGCGTCTGCTCACCCTCGGATTAGGCAGCGAGAGCGACGCTC includes the following:
- a CDS encoding molybdopterin molybdotransferase MoeA, with protein sequence VIGDRAAGYAPEVEVTPGTAVRIMTGAPIPPGADAVVRFEDTDEGQALESNLHAGARRQEVLILRPVAPHDNVRDAGEDVRQGERVLAAGTVLRPQEIGVLASLGRPSVKVHRRPRVAILATGDELVDITQPLAPGKIRNSNEYSNAALVLKYGGIPIRLGIARDNVADLTAKIRAGLDQQVDLFITSAGVSVGDYDVVKDVLNTLGRINFWQVRMKPGKPLAVGLIDGVPLIGLPGNPVSAMVSFEQFVRPAMRVMQGRRAWRKQRIQVVLDEDIKNTSGRRHFIRAIVTKQGDQYFARTTGDQGSGILTSMVKANALLIVPEDQRLARKGELVTAEMLDWPEVE
- a CDS encoding cysteine hydrolase: MKAEEFLQRSRPFLEWLVEWYENLPALSLAEIDPAATMVLSVDLIRGFCTEGPLASPRVQGIVPAVVRLFQMLYDHGVRHFVLTQDTHSQQTPEFEAFGRHCLAGTTESETIPELLTLPFSDQFVVFPKNSLSSMLGTGLPAWLEAHPEVKQFVIVGDCTDLCIYTAAMDLRLRANAFNVPGVQVIVPADCVQTYDLPVETARQLGIMPHDGDFLHRVFLYMMALNGVKVVAQVVP
- the mobB gene encoding molybdopterin-guanine dinucleotide biosynthesis protein B, with the protein product MSQADAVPIVSIVGKSDVGKTTLMEKLIHELKARGYRVATVKHHVHWFEIDQPGKDTWRHAQAGSDVVVIAAPNRIALVERLERELSIDEIAGRIGKVDIILTEGYKRGDKPKIEVSRRERGRELLCTEDELLALATDEPYPELAGVPQFHLDDAAGIVDLLEQRFLRRRPAGNE
- the mtnP gene encoding S-methyl-5'-thioadenosine phosphorylase yields the protein MEAPKIAVIGGTGVYDFSGLEDIEEYYPVTPFGRPSDVIRIGTLEGERVAFLARHARGHRLLPGEVPYRANIWALKSLGVERIVAISACGSMKEAYKPGDIVIPDQVFDRTRRREYSFFGEGLVAHISFADPFCPHMSRWVADAVEAAGGTVHRGGIYLIIEGPRFSSRGESIIFRQWGVDIIGMTIIPEAQLAREAEMCYAVMAHVTDYDCWHETEEAVCVELVFETLARNAELAQKAVRELVRRLHAERPARTCACGDALRTALVTPLDQVPEATREKLAPLLEKYLHVTGKS